CGATTTCCTTGAAGATGTTGCGCAGCGACGGCGGCGTGCGCACGGCCGGCGGCACCGAGAACGCGAGGCCGTGCGCCTGCGGCGTGCCGCGGTCGTCGCCGTGGTACGGGTCCTGGCCGAGGATCACGACCTTCACGTCGTCGGGATGCGTCAGGCGCAGCGCGCGGAACACGTCGGTCGGGTAGACCGTCTTACCGGCCGCACGCTCTTCGTCGACGAAGCGGCACAGCGGCGCGTACGCGTCGCTGTCGGTGAACGGTTTCAGCACGTCGCGCCAGACGGCCGGCAGCGCGTCGAATTGTTCGGCCAGATGCGGCACGTCGGCGGCAACGGGCCGCAGGGCCGCGGCGGGCGCCGGTGCGGCGGTTTTCTTCGCGGGTTTGCGCCCGGCCGCGGGCGGCTCGGAAGCCGGGGACGGAATATCGGCCGGTGCCGTTTCCGGCACGGGATCGTCGAACAGCGACGCCTGTTGCGGCGCGCGGGAAGTCTTGCGGGTTGCCATGCGTGATGCGAGTTTATTGCGCGCGCAGCCGGTAGCCGCGCTGCGCCTTGCTGATGTTTTCGGGAACGAGGCCCGGCAGCGCCTGCTGCAGTTCGGCGGCGAGCGTCGCGAGCGCCGTTTCCGGGCCGTCGATCAGTTCGAGTTCGATTTCGCTGATCGGTTCGCGGCGCGTTTCGTGTTCCGCCTGGACGACGATCTCGCCGAGGTCCACCGCGGCCTCGACGGTTGCGCCGCCGATTGCGATGCGCCACAGCGTACGCGAAAAATCCGTGCGGAACAGCGCGTGCAGCGCGCCGGCCGCGTCATTGAGCGCGGCGGCGGCTTCCGGCACGTCGCAGGCCGCGACGAGCGCGTCGATTTCGAGCGCGTCGCCCGCGACCGGCAGTTCCCATTCGTGGCGGCTATGCAGGCCGCCTTCCGCGCTGCCGACCGTCTTGAACGTCTGCAGCCAGCCGTCCGGCGTGCGGCGCACGCGCACCGCGCTCTTCGAGCGCGCCAGCGCGAGATCGGGCGTGTCGTAATAGACGTTCGCGAGCGCGATGGCACGGCCGGGTTCGCCGGTCAGCGTCTCGAAGAAGCGGCGCGCGGCGTCGGCCAGGCCGGCCGGTAGCGCGAGCTTGATTTCCTGTTCGATCGCCATCAGAAGAACATCCGTGCGAGTTCCTCGCCCGGCTGCTCGGCGCGCATGAACGCCTCGCCGACGAGGAACGTGTTTACGTTCGCCGCGCGCATCGTGTCGACGTCGGTACGCGACAGGATGCCCGATTCGGTCACGACGATGCGATCCGCCGGAATCATGTCAAGCATGTCGAGCGTGGTCTGGATCGACGTCTCGAACGTGCGCAGGTTGCGGTTGTTGATGCCGAGCAGCGGCGTCTTCAGCGTCAGCGCCTGTTCCATCTCGTGGCGGTCGTGCACTTCGACCAGCACCGCGAGGCCGAGCGAGTGCGCATACGCTTCGAGATCCTGCATCAGCGGCGTGTCGAGCGCGGCGGCGATCAGCAGGATCGCATCGGCGCCCATCGCGCGGGCTTCGACGATCTGGTACGCGTCGACGATGAAGTCCTTGCGCAGCACCGGCAGCGTGCAGGCCGCGCGCGCTTCCTCGAGGTAGCGGACGCCGCCCTGGAAGAACTGCTCGTCGGTCAGCACCGACAGGCACGCGGCACCGTGCGCCGCATACGAGCGCGCGATGTCGGCCGGCACGAAGTGCTCGCGCAGCACGCCTTTCGACGGGCTGGCCTTCTTGATTTCGGCGATCACGGCGGCGTTGCCGGCCGCGTGCTTCGCGCGCAGCGCGCCGACGAAGTCGCGCAGGTCGCGCGCCGAGGCTTCCAGTTTCAGTGCCTCGAGCGGCGTGCTGCGCAGGGCCGCCGCGATTTCTTCGCGCTTGACGGCGATGATTCGGTCGAGAATGTCGCTCATAGGGGTTCCTGCTGGATTCGTAAGAGGGTCAGCGCTTGAATTGCTGCGTGAAGCGCACGAGTTCGTCGACCTTCGCGCGGGCCTTGCCGCTCGCGATCGCTTCGCGGGCGAGCTGGATGCCGTCCGCGATCGATTCGGCGATATTGGCCGCGTAGAGCGCGGTGCCCGCGTTCAGCGTGACGATCTCGCGCGCGACGCCCGGCTGGTTGTCCAGCGCGCCGAGCAGCATCGTGCGCGATTCGTCGGCATTTTCCACCTTCAGCGTGCGGTTCGACACCATCTGCAGGCCGAAGTCCTCCGGATGGATCTCGTATTCGTGCACCTTGCCGTCGCGCAATTCGCCGACGAGCGTCGCGGCGCCGAGCGATACCTCGTCCATGCCGTCCTTGCCGTATACGACGAGCACGTGCTGCGCGCCGAGACGCTGCATCACGCGCACCTGGATGCCGACGAGGTCGGGGTGGAACACGCCCATCAACTGGTTCGGCGCGCCGGCCGGATTGGTCAGCGGGCCGAGGATGTTGAAGATCGTGCGCACGCCGAGCTCGCGGCGCACGGCCGCGAT
This DNA window, taken from Burkholderia cenocepacia, encodes the following:
- a CDS encoding uracil-DNA glycosylase → MATRKTSRAPQQASLFDDPVPETAPADIPSPASEPPAAGRKPAKKTAAPAPAAALRPVAADVPHLAEQFDALPAVWRDVLKPFTDSDAYAPLCRFVDEERAAGKTVYPTDVFRALRLTHPDDVKVVILGQDPYHGDDRGTPQAHGLAFSVPPAVRTPPSLRNIFKEIAANFGHDTPRHGCLDTWARQGVLLLNTVLTVERGAAASHAKRGWEQCTDTLIRELAGRHRGLVFMLWGAHAQAKRALFDANAHCVLEAPHPSPLSAHRGFLGCRHFALANDYLAAAGREPIDWRLPDVAETLA
- a CDS encoding CYTH domain-containing protein, which gives rise to MAIEQEIKLALPAGLADAARRFFETLTGEPGRAIALANVYYDTPDLALARSKSAVRVRRTPDGWLQTFKTVGSAEGGLHSRHEWELPVAGDALEIDALVAACDVPEAAAALNDAAGALHALFRTDFSRTLWRIAIGGATVEAAVDLGEIVVQAEHETRREPISEIELELIDGPETALATLAAELQQALPGLVPENISKAQRGYRLRAQ
- the trpC gene encoding indole-3-glycerol phosphate synthase TrpC; translated protein: MSDILDRIIAVKREEIAAALRSTPLEALKLEASARDLRDFVGALRAKHAAGNAAVIAEIKKASPSKGVLREHFVPADIARSYAAHGAACLSVLTDEQFFQGGVRYLEEARAACTLPVLRKDFIVDAYQIVEARAMGADAILLIAAALDTPLMQDLEAYAHSLGLAVLVEVHDRHEMEQALTLKTPLLGINNRNLRTFETSIQTTLDMLDMIPADRIVVTESGILSRTDVDTMRAANVNTFLVGEAFMRAEQPGEELARMFF
- the trpD gene encoding anthranilate phosphoribosyltransferase — protein: MTITPQEALQRTIEHREIFHDEMLHLMRLIMRGDLSPVMAAAIITGLRVKKETIGEIAAAATVMREFANHVEVQDNSNFVDIVGTGGDGSHTFNISTASMFVTAAAGAKVAKHGNRGVSSKSGSADVLEALGVNIDLQSEQVAASIAETGMGFMFAPNHHPAMKNIAAVRRELGVRTIFNILGPLTNPAGAPNQLMGVFHPDLVGIQVRVMQRLGAQHVLVVYGKDGMDEVSLGAATLVGELRDGKVHEYEIHPEDFGLQMVSNRTLKVENADESRTMLLGALDNQPGVAREIVTLNAGTALYAANIAESIADGIQLAREAIASGKARAKVDELVRFTQQFKR